In Armatimonadota bacterium, a single genomic region encodes these proteins:
- a CDS encoding exosortase/archaeosortase family protein — MEQVATLEAKQEKGSMLDDVQAVLRRVLDWVKDGGLARVSRHELFIPSVVGLIGLSLMFWPLYRQVYKMWNEDDNYSHIILVPFLIIWQLHRRRDMFVESARKSAPMVLLLLAPLAYFQYIAFIGDWWAMQSICFIAAVFGVVWTLFGGHWAWRALLPILFIVFMLPIASSYLDANTNELQIASTTVAEKLLALTGFGPTRLDPTSIQLNSYALNIAVPCSGLKLLVAVTCFTCHFILFARSTINFNFMMLLMIVPLCLLMNGLRIAMIGMVGEQWGAPAGAAFHDWSGYIMLLICFWIIFKAARLLGWKE; from the coding sequence TTGGAGCAGGTCGCAACACTAGAAGCAAAGCAAGAGAAAGGCTCAATGCTGGACGATGTCCAGGCGGTTTTGCGGCGCGTTCTTGACTGGGTCAAAGACGGAGGGCTTGCTCGCGTCTCTCGGCATGAGCTTTTTATTCCTTCGGTAGTCGGTCTGATCGGGCTCAGCCTTATGTTCTGGCCGCTTTATCGCCAGGTCTACAAGATGTGGAACGAGGACGACAACTACTCTCACATCATCCTGGTTCCGTTTTTGATCATTTGGCAGCTTCACCGGCGACGAGACATGTTTGTTGAGTCCGCGCGGAAAAGCGCGCCGATGGTTCTTCTTCTCCTGGCTCCGCTGGCTTACTTCCAATACATCGCGTTCATCGGCGACTGGTGGGCCATGCAGTCCATTTGCTTCATTGCAGCGGTCTTCGGGGTCGTTTGGACGCTGTTTGGTGGGCACTGGGCATGGAGGGCACTACTGCCGATCCTCTTCATCGTCTTCATGCTCCCAATTGCAAGCTCGTATCTTGACGCGAACACTAACGAGTTGCAAATCGCCTCGACGACGGTTGCTGAGAAGCTGTTAGCGTTGACCGGATTCGGTCCCACTCGCCTCGATCCAACCTCAATTCAACTCAACTCTTACGCTTTGAACATAGCAGTGCCTTGTTCGGGTCTAAAGCTTCTGGTGGCCGTGACCTGCTTTACATGTCACTTCATCCTATTCGCCCGTTCGACGATCAACTTCAATTTCATGATGTTGCTGATGATCGTTCCCCTTTGCTTGCTAATGAATGGCCTTCGCATCGCGATGATCGGGATGGTCGGCGAACAATGGGGGGCTCCGGCTGGTGCCGCCTTCCACGACTGGAGCGGCTACATCATGCTCCTCATTTGCTTCTGGATTATCTTCAAGGCAGCGAGACTGCTGGGATGGAAAGAATGA
- a CDS encoding UDP-glucuronic acid decarboxylase family protein encodes MRVVLTGGAGFLGSHLSDLLLSKGHEVVAIDSLITGSGQNIAHLKGNPKFEFVRHDCSLPFTVDGTVDFVAHFASAASPDDFKKIPFDVLRAGSYATDNCLDLAVSKGAKFILASTSEVYGDPQFSPQPESYWGNVNPNGPRSVYDEAKRFAEATTMAYHRFKGVDTRIIRFFNTYGPRMRLDDGRVVPNFVNQALRNQPITIYGDGSQTRSFGYCADILDCVYRLMESDLHDPVNIGTEQERTILQFAEAVIKVTGSSSEIVYFDAAVDDPKQRRPDITRARTLLGWEPTTQLEEGLAKTVQYFRELM; translated from the coding sequence ATGAGAGTTGTTTTGACTGGTGGAGCTGGTTTTCTGGGATCGCACCTCTCGGACTTGCTGTTGAGCAAGGGGCATGAGGTTGTGGCGATTGACAGCCTCATCACTGGGTCTGGGCAAAACATAGCGCACTTGAAGGGCAATCCAAAGTTTGAGTTTGTCAGGCACGACTGCTCGCTTCCGTTCACCGTTGATGGAACGGTGGATTTTGTTGCCCACTTCGCCTCCGCTGCTTCTCCCGACGACTTCAAGAAGATTCCGTTCGATGTTCTCCGAGCCGGTTCCTACGCCACGGATAACTGCCTCGATCTGGCTGTGTCAAAGGGTGCTAAGTTCATTTTGGCTTCCACCTCGGAAGTCTACGGCGACCCTCAGTTTTCACCGCAACCCGAGTCTTACTGGGGCAACGTCAATCCGAATGGTCCACGCTCGGTTTACGACGAAGCCAAAAGATTTGCCGAAGCCACGACGATGGCTTACCATCGCTTCAAAGGCGTCGACACGCGGATCATTAGGTTCTTCAACACATACGGACCAAGGATGCGACTCGACGACGGTCGCGTCGTTCCAAACTTTGTCAACCAAGCCTTGAGGAATCAACCGATTACGATCTACGGCGACGGCTCTCAGACTCGATCATTTGGTTACTGCGCCGATATTCTGGACTGCGTATACCGACTCATGGAATCCGACCTCCACGATCCCGTCAACATCGGCACCGAGCAGGAACGAACGATCCTTCAATTCGCCGAAGCGGTAATCAAAGTGACCGGCTCTTCTTCCGAGATCGTTTATTTCGATGCGGCCGTCGACGATCCAAAGCAGCGGCGCCCCGATATCACCCGTGCAAGGACACTGCTTGGTTGGGAGCCAACGACTCAACTTGAGGAAGGACTTGCGAAAACGGTACAGTACTTCCGCGAGTTGATGTAG
- a CDS encoding dTDP-4-dehydrorhamnose 3,5-epimerase, translating into MARCSQVHFIDMPNDLAAGVVIKPLGTHVDSRGHLTELFRSDEIPEGTLPTMGYISVTHPGIARGPHEHVNQTDLFCFVDGEYEVRLWENRPGEPKWSYTFLVGKSNPVAIIVPPGVVHGYRNVGSEDAYVLNFPNQLYAGKGKTEPVDEIRHEDIESQFKFD; encoded by the coding sequence ATGGCACGATGTTCGCAGGTACATTTCATCGACATGCCAAATGATTTAGCCGCCGGAGTCGTGATCAAGCCACTCGGAACCCATGTTGACTCGCGTGGACACCTCACCGAGCTATTTCGATCAGATGAAATACCGGAGGGCACCCTGCCCACGATGGGATACATCAGCGTGACTCACCCGGGGATCGCTCGCGGACCGCACGAGCATGTCAACCAGACAGATCTGTTCTGTTTCGTGGATGGTGAATACGAGGTTCGGTTGTGGGAAAACCGCCCAGGAGAACCCAAATGGAGCTACACATTTCTGGTGGGCAAGTCGAACCCGGTTGCGATCATCGTGCCACCAGGAGTCGTTCATGGTTACAGGAATGTCGGCTCAGAAGATGCATACGTTCTTAACTTTCCGAACCAACTGTATGCTGGAAAGGGTAAGACTGAACCTGTGGACGAAATCCGGCATGAGGACATCGAATCACAATTCAAATTCGATTGA
- a CDS encoding prepilin-type N-terminal cleavage/methylation domain-containing protein translates to MKRAFTLIELLVVIAIIAILAAILFPVFAQAKEAAKKAQGISNIKQTATGAIIYTTDADDNAPSATSISDGSACGLGLPGTIASWNWAATTPAGADAAICTQTDGQAWINSTQPYIKNWQMMEQPTFNRRDIYTAAYMASFVRPPTTSALTMNGLLHQYSMTAINRPSNIPLFWAGSFKQNWRGGSYSAAPVLLCTGSGSATNPLPCRFNAGGHPVTGAVVLQPYQFFRFVDSTLNSMHHYGQGTVFAYTDTSAKYVPVRGASYQQPWLSVPANGQLTSGIHSLCGSTTVQYPALFRPDNNGDTYPLTWTVNPCNW, encoded by the coding sequence ATGAAACGAGCATTCACACTCATCGAACTCCTCGTGGTTATCGCGATCATCGCGATCCTCGCAGCGATTCTCTTCCCAGTCTTTGCACAGGCTAAAGAAGCCGCAAAGAAAGCCCAAGGAATCAGCAACATCAAGCAGACGGCTACCGGTGCAATCATTTACACCACGGACGCTGATGACAACGCCCCTTCGGCAACTTCCATCTCGGACGGTAGCGCATGCGGCCTCGGACTTCCCGGAACCATCGCTAGCTGGAACTGGGCGGCAACCACGCCTGCAGGTGCAGATGCTGCGATTTGTACTCAGACCGACGGACAAGCATGGATCAACTCTACTCAGCCATACATCAAGAACTGGCAGATGATGGAGCAACCGACGTTCAACCGACGAGACATCTACACCGCTGCCTACATGGCATCGTTCGTACGCCCTCCGACGACTTCCGCTCTAACCATGAACGGACTTCTTCACCAGTACAGCATGACCGCGATCAACCGACCTTCGAACATTCCTTTGTTCTGGGCTGGATCGTTCAAGCAGAACTGGCGTGGCGGTAGCTACTCCGCAGCTCCTGTGCTTCTTTGCACCGGATCCGGCTCAGCTACTAATCCTCTTCCTTGCCGATTCAACGCAGGCGGACACCCAGTCACCGGTGCGGTTGTTCTTCAGCCATACCAATTCTTCCGCTTCGTCGACTCAACTCTGAACAGCATGCACCACTACGGTCAGGGAACTGTCTTTGCTTATACCGATACTTCGGCTAAGTATGTTCCAGTTCGTGGCGCGAGCTACCAGCAACCATGGTTGTCTGTTCCTGCAAACGGCCAGCTGACCAGCGGCATCCACTCACTCTGCGGATCCACCACAGTGCAGTACCCTGCACTGTTCCGACCTGACAACAACGGAGATACATACCCTCTGACGTGGACGGTCAACCCCTGCAACTGGTAA
- the nuoD gene encoding NADH dehydrogenase (quinone) subunit D: MIVNMGPQHPSTHGVLRVITELDGETIVQCKCVIGYLHTGMEKEAEYQQYLKCVPMTDRMDYLNANGNNLAHALAVEQLLGCEIPKRAQYIRVILAELSRIASHLVWLGTHALDMGAMTPFFYTFQQRELILDIFEMVSGVRMMPSWIVPGGLRGDVPAEFEPRLREFLKSFDNEMDTLEALINENPIWKERTYDVGILSASDALSLGCSGPILRASGINWDLRKDKPYSSYEDFNFSVPVGRTGDVYDRYLVRMVELRESAKIIEQAIDGLPEGDYCTADRKIAPPPKPEIDFSMESLIHHFKLYTEGFRPPVGESYAAVEGSKGELGFYIVSDGTNRPYRWHERPSSFMNLKSLEVLAKDRMIADLIAIIGSIDIVLGEIDR; this comes from the coding sequence ATGATCGTCAACATGGGTCCTCAGCACCCATCCACTCACGGCGTCCTTCGAGTCATCACCGAGCTCGACGGCGAAACCATTGTTCAGTGTAAGTGCGTGATTGGCTATCTCCACACTGGGATGGAGAAGGAAGCTGAGTACCAGCAGTATCTGAAATGCGTCCCGATGACGGACCGCATGGATTACCTCAATGCCAACGGTAACAACTTAGCTCATGCGCTTGCGGTAGAGCAGCTTCTGGGTTGCGAAATTCCAAAGCGGGCACAATACATTCGCGTCATCCTCGCAGAGCTAAGCCGCATCGCATCGCACCTCGTCTGGCTTGGTACCCACGCGCTCGACATGGGCGCGATGACCCCGTTCTTTTATACTTTTCAACAGCGCGAACTCATTCTAGACATCTTTGAAATGGTGAGCGGCGTCCGGATGATGCCTTCTTGGATCGTTCCCGGCGGACTTCGTGGCGATGTACCCGCAGAGTTCGAGCCGCGGCTCCGAGAATTCCTGAAAAGTTTCGATAACGAGATGGACACGCTTGAAGCCCTGATCAACGAAAACCCAATCTGGAAAGAGCGAACCTACGATGTTGGGATTTTGTCAGCTTCGGATGCTCTTTCACTTGGGTGTTCGGGGCCCATTTTGCGTGCCAGCGGAATCAACTGGGATCTGCGCAAGGACAAGCCTTACTCTTCTTACGAAGACTTCAACTTTTCGGTCCCAGTCGGCCGAACCGGTGATGTCTACGACCGCTATTTGGTCCGAATGGTCGAACTTCGCGAGAGTGCGAAGATCATCGAGCAGGCCATCGATGGCCTTCCTGAAGGCGATTACTGCACGGCTGATCGCAAGATCGCGCCTCCGCCCAAGCCCGAGATTGATTTCTCAATGGAATCGCTCATCCACCACTTCAAACTCTACACCGAAGGCTTTCGACCTCCGGTGGGAGAGTCGTACGCCGCCGTGGAAGGCTCAAAGGGGGAATTGGGCTTCTATATCGTGAGCGACGGGACCAACCGTCCCTACCGATGGCACGAAAGACCTAGCAGTTTCATGAATCTCAAATCTCTTGAGGTTTTGGCAAAAGATCGAATGATCGCTGACTTGATCGCGATCATTGGCTCGATTGACATTGTTTTGGGTGAAATCGATCGTTGA
- a CDS encoding exosortase-associated EpsI family protein, whose product MKKTLWILSGLLTTIGLGYNFAPRPPEKILTEDQVIAMLPTKVGRFQPMLKDGEKVSYKMDKSSYDILKPWGICARVFVNGNESYDVVAIASNSKESFHDPQICFSAQGWRLSNQREDVIKTKTHGDIPITLVDMEQGGNARVAMYFFRLNKGYYGNMSKVKRDMLMYLFTNRAKDEGAFIRVIPTGTVDVAKMKLFVADWVDAANQTSKGYY is encoded by the coding sequence ATGAAAAAAACCCTCTGGATTCTGTCGGGACTGCTCACAACCATTGGCTTGGGTTACAACTTCGCGCCAAGACCGCCGGAAAAGATTCTCACCGAAGACCAAGTCATCGCGATGCTGCCCACAAAGGTCGGTCGCTTTCAGCCGATGCTCAAGGACGGCGAGAAAGTGTCCTACAAGATGGACAAGAGCTCATACGACATTCTCAAGCCATGGGGGATCTGTGCTCGAGTTTTCGTGAACGGCAACGAGTCCTATGATGTCGTAGCGATCGCGAGCAACAGCAAAGAAAGCTTCCACGATCCCCAGATCTGCTTCTCAGCCCAAGGCTGGCGACTCTCAAACCAACGAGAAGACGTGATCAAAACCAAGACGCACGGCGATATTCCAATCACCCTTGTGGATATGGAGCAGGGCGGAAACGCCCGCGTTGCAATGTACTTCTTCCGATTGAACAAGGGCTACTACGGAAACATGTCGAAGGTGAAGCGCGACATGCTCATGTACTTGTTCACGAATCGAGCAAAAGACGAAGGCGCCTTCATCCGCGTGATTCCGACCGGTACTGTCGATGTCGCGAAGATGAAGCTCTTCGTTGCCGATTGGGTCGACGCCGCGAATCAGACAAGCAAAGGATACTACTGA